One genomic segment of Chloroflexota bacterium includes these proteins:
- a CDS encoding CoA transferase, which translates to MGAPDASPSALDGLRVLDLAGPMGAYCGKLLADLGADVLRIEPPTGDPSRRLPPYYQDQPGLERSLFYWHFNTNKRGLTLDITKPAGQDLFLRLIPTADVVIETYAPGYLASLGLGYEDLDAINSGIIVTSITPFGQTGPYSHYLGGELIGQAAGGLLWMCGWPDRRPVMMGGGPAMHQASAEGAAGALLALEFRELTGRGQQVDVSVQACMPLTLMASMPEYHRLGVLRQPRVGNFHGSALNGMFACSDGYADFRFRGRPGQWTNLVEWLASEGMAEDLEDEKYRDAVFRRQKEVYEHIDEVFQRFIVRYTREEAMDLSQRKGLEVGAVYTAEDILADPQLQERGFFVDVPNEHLGRTFRYPGGPYTLSETPWRLRRRAPILGEHNDEIYGGELGLTETELRGLRADGAI; encoded by the coding sequence TTGGGCGCGCCCGATGCCAGCCCCAGCGCGCTGGATGGACTGAGAGTCCTGGACCTCGCCGGTCCCATGGGGGCGTACTGCGGCAAGCTTCTCGCCGATCTCGGCGCGGATGTCCTCAGGATTGAGCCGCCGACCGGCGATCCGAGCCGCCGGCTCCCGCCCTACTACCAGGACCAACCCGGCCTTGAACGAAGTCTCTTCTACTGGCATTTCAACACCAACAAGCGGGGACTGACCCTCGACATCACCAAGCCGGCGGGCCAGGACCTCTTTCTGCGCCTGATCCCAACCGCCGACGTGGTGATCGAAACCTATGCGCCAGGCTACCTGGCCTCCCTCGGACTCGGCTACGAGGACCTCGACGCGATCAATAGCGGCATCATCGTCACGTCGATCACGCCCTTCGGTCAGACCGGCCCGTACAGCCACTATCTGGGCGGCGAGTTGATCGGGCAGGCGGCCGGTGGCCTGCTGTGGATGTGCGGCTGGCCGGACCGGCGCCCGGTGATGATGGGCGGGGGACCGGCCATGCACCAGGCATCGGCGGAGGGAGCAGCCGGAGCGCTGCTCGCCCTTGAGTTCCGTGAGCTGACAGGACGCGGCCAGCAGGTGGACGTTTCGGTGCAGGCCTGCATGCCGCTCACGCTCATGGCGTCGATGCCCGAGTACCACCGGCTGGGCGTGCTGCGGCAGCCGCGCGTCGGCAACTTCCATGGCAGCGCCTTGAACGGGATGTTCGCGTGCAGCGATGGCTACGCCGATTTCCGATTCCGCGGTCGGCCGGGCCAATGGACCAACCTGGTGGAGTGGCTCGCGTCGGAGGGGATGGCCGAGGACCTGGAGGATGAGAAGTACCGCGATGCGGTTTTCCGCCGCCAGAAAGAAGTGTACGAGCACATCGACGAGGTGTTCCAGCGCTTCATCGTCCGCTATACGCGCGAGGAGGCGATGGATCTCTCCCAGCGCAAAGGGCTCGAGGTCGGGGCCGTTTACACGGCCGAAGATATCCTCGCGGATCCTCAGCTCCAAGAGCGCGGATTTTTCGTGGACGTTCCGAACGAGCATTTGGGCAGAACCTTCCGGTACCCGGGCGGGCCGTATACGCTGTCGGAGACGCCGTGGCGCTTGCGCCGCCGCGCCCCGATCCTGGGCGAGCACAATGATGAGATCTACGGGGGCGAGCTGGGCCTGACGGAGACCGAGCTTCGCGGGCTCCGCGCCGACGGGGCCATCTGA
- a CDS encoding cupin domain-containing protein → MAATQAPAPFQVAKVRPPLVARGKISNQLARAGMLNIGVQVIAPDGGETNLHAHPGVDSAWMVLAGKAVFYTTGDAVVAELDRNDVITIPAGTPYWFKAGSDENLVILHMTVRNPDIKGTPRIDYAPPIEKPREIIPGAFFEG, encoded by the coding sequence ATGGCCGCTACCCAGGCACCGGCGCCGTTCCAAGTGGCGAAGGTGCGCCCGCCGTTGGTCGCTCGAGGCAAGATTTCAAACCAGCTTGCCCGCGCGGGCATGCTCAACATCGGCGTTCAGGTTATCGCGCCGGATGGCGGCGAGACGAACCTGCACGCTCATCCCGGCGTCGATTCAGCCTGGATGGTGCTCGCCGGGAAGGCTGTCTTCTACACAACGGGTGATGCGGTGGTCGCCGAGCTGGATCGCAACGACGTCATCACGATACCGGCCGGGACGCCGTACTGGTTCAAGGCGGGCAGCGACGAGAACCTCGTCATCCTTCACATGACCGTAAGGAACCCGGACATCAAGGGTACGCCGCGCATCGACTACGCTCCACCCATCGAAAAGCCTCGCGAGATCATCCCCGGCGCGTTTTTCGAGGGCTGA
- the nadD gene encoding nicotinate-nucleotide adenylyltransferase, with protein sequence MKRRLGVIGGTFDPIHLAHLVAAQEAAYARGLDEVLFVPAAEPPHKRGEPVTDVRHRLAMTRLAIADNPRFRLSTIETDRGGVSYTVDTLRALAAEGDDLCFIVGMDSLADLPAWHDPAGILALAEIAAVFRSGWERFDVNQLVAKIPSADGRIALVEMPALDISSTEIRRRVAASRPIRYFVPDAVAAYIDEHGLYRG encoded by the coding sequence GTGAAGCGACGTCTCGGCGTGATCGGCGGGACCTTCGACCCCATTCACCTCGCGCACCTGGTCGCGGCACAGGAGGCTGCATACGCGCGCGGGCTCGACGAGGTGCTCTTCGTGCCAGCCGCGGAGCCGCCCCACAAGCGCGGCGAGCCGGTCACCGACGTGCGGCATCGCCTCGCCATGACCCGGTTGGCGATCGCGGATAACCCAAGGTTTCGTCTGTCGACCATCGAGACAGACCGCGGCGGGGTGTCCTATACCGTCGACACCCTCCGCGCGCTGGCGGCGGAGGGCGACGATCTGTGCTTCATCGTGGGAATGGACTCGCTGGCCGATCTGCCGGCGTGGCACGACCCCGCAGGGATCCTTGCGCTGGCGGAGATCGCGGCGGTATTTCGCTCTGGGTGGGAGCGCTTCGACGTGAACCAGCTTGTCGCAAAGATACCCTCCGCGGACGGGCGAATAGCGCTCGTCGAGATGCCAGCCCTCGACATTTCGTCAACGGAGATTCGCCGGCGCGTCGCCGCGAGCCGGCCAATTCGCTACTTCGTGCCCGATGCCGTGGCCGCGTACATCGATGAGCACGGCCTGTACCGCGGATAA
- a CDS encoding zf-HC2 domain-containing protein — MTEPKESPAGGAYRELVELHAQQVYAYIYFLLFDEASADSLAVDSFRQLWRGLRRGEILGDAVEQLYRQATRLALRHSRKADGGRRGRQRAEQGRNENEAFRIIAPFAPDQKAAVLLAVWGKLGDRVAGVATGLGHRRVRDLVFAARQEFRAARRMDKPPSALCERMAPILSARRDGDISDDERASLNEHLPGCASCRETEAIFAEFDSVLSRLPSPAGADAVRERALAATVESPERRGVLRRLARLASAPALLVISLMVLVVIFRDCSAPSIKTGAGRTSDVAFVRSPDGILLLDTGSGRDLGRVAAGVVAPDGERVFSVRSGCRGNGAQTTLLRTDVSTLKSTEVGCIDGQLVPVAADDIAGVLYLADTTADPRSLVAVDVQTLKERASMRAPTDISGVFDPSTTILAGDRSALYTVGAVNGAPTATGAVLKIDLTSLEIAGRVTFPSSEPGSIDVIPSDEGRILAYDRVGGRIRELDLKTGQVVRAIDMPGNQTAQQGASSQPSRHTMALSPDGSTLYVAPPTAGILVLDVGIGQVMRLMNPDRRYSALAMSTDGTMLYGIEADGAYVVLDAATGKLLIPRVALPGFDFVSVVAGA, encoded by the coding sequence TTGACTGAGCCCAAGGAGTCGCCAGCCGGTGGCGCGTACCGGGAACTTGTCGAGCTGCACGCCCAGCAGGTGTATGCATACATCTACTTCCTGCTTTTCGACGAAGCCAGCGCGGACTCGCTGGCAGTGGACAGCTTCCGCCAGCTCTGGCGTGGGTTGCGGAGAGGCGAGATTCTGGGCGACGCGGTGGAGCAGCTGTACCGACAGGCGACGAGGCTCGCGTTGCGGCATAGCCGGAAGGCTGATGGAGGACGGCGAGGGCGGCAGCGGGCCGAACAAGGACGCAACGAAAACGAAGCGTTCCGCATCATCGCGCCGTTTGCTCCAGACCAAAAAGCGGCGGTCCTCCTGGCGGTCTGGGGAAAGCTCGGGGACCGAGTAGCGGGAGTCGCGACCGGTTTGGGACACCGTCGCGTGCGAGATCTCGTCTTCGCAGCCAGGCAGGAATTTCGCGCCGCGCGCCGCATGGACAAGCCACCGTCCGCACTCTGTGAGCGAATGGCGCCGATCCTGTCGGCAAGGCGCGACGGGGACATCAGCGACGACGAGCGAGCCAGCCTGAATGAGCATCTGCCCGGCTGCGCCTCGTGCCGCGAGACGGAGGCGATCTTCGCCGAATTCGACAGCGTGTTGTCCCGCCTTCCGTCGCCCGCCGGTGCCGACGCTGTTCGGGAGCGGGCGCTGGCGGCCACGGTGGAGTCGCCTGAGCGCAGGGGAGTGCTCCGGCGGCTCGCGCGCCTTGCGTCCGCCCCAGCGCTGCTCGTCATCTCGCTGATGGTCCTGGTGGTCATCTTTCGAGACTGCTCGGCGCCCAGCATCAAGACCGGCGCTGGTCGGACGTCCGATGTGGCGTTTGTCCGAAGTCCGGACGGGATTCTGCTGCTCGACACCGGGAGCGGACGCGATCTGGGGCGCGTGGCCGCTGGGGTGGTGGCGCCGGACGGGGAGCGGGTGTTCTCGGTTCGCTCGGGCTGCAGGGGAAACGGCGCGCAAACGACGCTCCTTCGGACCGACGTGAGCACGCTGAAATCGACGGAGGTGGGGTGTATCGACGGGCAGCTCGTCCCCGTTGCCGCCGACGACATCGCTGGCGTGCTGTATCTGGCCGACACCACGGCTGACCCGCGGTCCCTCGTCGCCGTCGACGTCCAGACGTTAAAAGAGCGCGCATCGATGCGGGCTCCAACGGATATAAGTGGCGTTTTCGACCCATCGACCACCATTTTGGCGGGAGACCGCTCGGCCCTCTACACAGTCGGAGCGGTGAACGGGGCGCCGACCGCGACGGGCGCGGTCCTGAAGATCGATCTGACGTCGCTCGAGATCGCAGGGAGGGTCACGTTCCCGTCGAGCGAGCCCGGCTCGATCGACGTCATTCCTTCAGACGAAGGGCGGATCCTGGCCTACGACCGGGTCGGCGGACGGATACGGGAGCTGGACCTGAAGACGGGTCAGGTCGTCCGCGCCATCGATATGCCAGGGAACCAAACAGCCCAGCAGGGGGCTTCGTCCCAACCGTCTCGGCACACGATGGCGCTTTCACCGGATGGATCGACCCTGTACGTCGCACCGCCAACGGCCGGAATCCTCGTTCTGGATGTGGGGATCGGACAGGTCATGCGGCTGATGAACCCGGACCGGCGGTACAGCGCGCTGGCGATGAGCACCGACGGGACGATGCTCTATGGTATCGAGGCCGATGGCGCGTACGTCGTGCTGGACGCAGCGACCGGGAAGCTGCTCATTCCGCGGGTTGCCCTACCGGGCTTCGATTTCGTGAGCGTGGTCGCGGGAGCGTAA